The Nocardia sp. NBC_01329 sequence GGCCCGGAGACGGTAGGAAAGTGTGACCCCACAGCGGCCCGTCCGGGCCGTGGAACGGTAGCGAGAGGAGGAGATACCCGGTGAGCCAGCGGGAGTGGATCGAGAAGGACTTCTACAAGGAGCTGGGTGTCTCCGCCGGCGCCTCCACCGATGAGATCAAGAAGGCGTATCGCAAACTCGCCCGTGATCTGCATCCGGACGCCAACCCCGGTGACGCCGAGGCCGAGGAACGGTTCAAGGCCGTCAGTGAGGCACACACCGTGCTGTCCGACTCGGCCAAACGCGCCGAATACGACGAGACCCGCCGTCTTTTCTCCGGCGGCGGATACGGCCGGGGCGGCGGTTTCACCCCGGGTGCCGGCGGCGGGTTCTCCCAGAGTTTCGATCTGGGCGATATCTTCGGCCAAGCCGGCGCCGGCGGAGCCGACGGTGGCCTCGGTGATCTGTTCGGCGGTCTGTTCAACCGGGGCGGTGGCGGTGCCACCCGTGCCGGCAGCCGCCCGCGGCGGGGCTCGGATGTGGAGGCCGAAACGACACTCGGGTTCCGCGAGGCGGCCAAGGGCGTCACGGTGCCCCTGTACCTGACCAGCCCGTCACCGTGCACCACCTGTCACGGCAGCGGCGCCAAACCGGGTACCAGCCCGCGGGTGTGCCCGATCTGCAACGGCAGCGGTGTGGTGAGCCGCAATCAGGGTGCTTTCGGATTCAGCGAACCCTGTGACGACTGCCGGGGTACCGGATCGATCATCGATGACCCGTGCGTCGACTGCCACGGCAGCGGTATCCAGAACCGCACCCGCACCATCAATGTCCGGATCCCTCCGGGTATCGCGGACGGGCAACGGATCCGGCTGGCCGGGCAGGGTGAGGCGGGCCTGCGGGGTGCGCCCTCAGGCGATCTGTTCGTCACGGTGCACGTGAGCCAGGACAAGGTCTTCGGCCGGGTCGGCGACGACCTGACCCTGGCATTGCCGGTCAGTTACAGTGAATTGGTGCTCGGCACGACCGTATCGGTGCCCACGCTGGAGGGCCGGGTCGGCGTGAAAGTGCCGCCGGGTACCGCGGACGGCCGCATCCTGCGGGTGCGCGGCCGCGGAGTGCCCAAACGTGGTGGCGGAGCCGGTGATCTGCTGGTCACCGTGAAGGTCGCCGTGCCGCCGAAGCTGGATGACGATGCCGTAGCGGCGCTGCGCGCGCTGCAAGAGGCGGAGAAGGCCAGCGGGTTCGATCCGAGAGCGGGATGGGCAGGTGCGTGATGGAGCCGAAACGGGTATCCGAGGGGGGGTCGGCACGCCCCGCGGCTCGAGCGATGGGCCCGGAGGCGGCGGCGCAGCATGACCGCGTAGGGCCCCGTGAAGGGCGCCGATCGAGCAGCGAATACTTCGTGATCTCGGTGGCCGCCCAGCTGGCGGGTATGCACGCGCAGACCCTGCGCACCTACGACCGGCTGGGTCTGGTGACGCCGCAGCGTACTTCGGGCGGCGGCCGGCGCTATTCGGAACACGATGTCGAGCTGCTGCGCGAGGTGCAGCGGCTGTCCCAGGACGAAGGCGTCAATCTCGCCGGGATCAAACGGATCATCGAGCTCACCAACCAGGTCACCGAACTCCAGCAGCGGGTGATGGAACTGTCCGCGGCGTTGGAACGGGAGCGGGCTCGGCCGGATTACCGGCCGGAACTGATTCCACCGCAGCGCAATACCGCGCTGGTGGTGTGGCAGCCGCGTAACCGGCGGCACTAGTTGGATGAGGCCATGAGGTTCTGACACCGCCGGGACGCGGCGCAGGGCCTCACCGCGCGCGGTGAGGTGCCCTGGCCGGCGGGCTCACCGATATCGATGTGCATGGTCAGCGCGACGATCGGATAGCCCTTTCGGGCCATGTCGGCAATTCCCCGTTCGTGTCGATCAGCGACGTGACCAATTGGATCGCACAGTCTTTATCGCGCGCGATCGCAGTCCAGCCCCGAGCCAGCGAGCCTGTCGGCCGCAAACCGGTCCATGAGCCGATCATCTGCGAGCCATCCGGGTGCAGCGCGAAGTAGAGAGTTCCGATGTGGCGGATGCTTCCACCCGACGTCGTATACCAGCCCATCAGCACTTCACCGCCCCATAGCCGGAGCTCGCTACGCCACGTGTACGAGCCGTCGACAACTGGATGAGCGCGATCGCCGTCAGCTACGTGAAGTAATTCGTCGTCCTGCGCTACGGCCAACAGGTGAACATTCACATGGTCGGCGCCACTCCGCCGATATTGCCACGCCACCCACCACTCGCCGGACAAGTCGGTCTCGGACGCCTCCGCGCCGGCCAGCTCGGCCAACGACACCTGCAATGCGTTGGACAGCCGGACGCTCACCGCGAGGCTGGGAGACTGTTCGCCGGATTCGTAGCGTCCGATCTGGCGTTGAGTAACGCCGACGAGCTCGGCCAGTCGGTCCTGCGATAAACGAAGTTGACTTCGTCGTACCCGGATCACATCAGCGGTCTTGCTCATGCCCCATCTTCTCCATTGACTGAAAATAACTCAAAGTGGACTAACTAGTCCTATCATCAGGGGCGATTTACGGTCGTTCAGGACTGATCAGTCCTTCTTCAGGGAGCAGGTTATGGAGCAGGCACCCGCTATCGCCTACTTGCGCACCGATGTGTCAGGAGCCCAGCAGTATCAGGATGAATGCCGCATGCGCCGGCTGTCCGAACGACTCGGCTACACACTGTGCGAGACCCTTGTGCTGTGCGCCGCCACCCATAGCCGGATAGACCGGTTACTCAGGCTGATTGCGATCGAACGCGCAGAGGCGGTCTTCGTGCCACATCTGGACCATCTGGACGGCGAACATATGCGCGTAGCGCTCCGAGCCGACGTGATAGTGGACGCTCACGAGGTGTACGCCCGCTGGCCTTCCATCACGTCCTCGAACGGCATGACCTACCGGCTCTCGGAGGAGTGCGGCGATCCCCTTCTCCCCGTTCGAAGATCGAGCAGCCGGGACGTGCGTTCACCATGGGGTGAGCCGCCGAGACCGCCGAAGGACCGATCGGGCAGAGTTCCCCCGCATCTCCGAGCCCTGCCGTCGCCACATTCGAACCCTCCGCAGCCTGGAGTGGGTGAAATCGGCGACGGGTTTTTCGGCCTGTGACCGTATGCCAGGAATGTCCGGCCATGCGAGACCGGGCGCTGTGCCGGACCGGGATTCGGAATCGCGTCCCGGCAGAGCTCAGGCGCCCTCGAACTGAATTCTCTCGGGCGGAGTGCCCGAGTCGAGAAGACGTTCGACGGTGGAGCGGGTCATTGCCGGGGAGCCGCACACCAGGATTTGGTGCCGACCGAACGACCCATAAGACCCGACCACTTCGGCGAGGGTGCCCTGGAGCAGATCGTCCTCGTCGAAACCTATGTCCACCCGGTGGCTTTCGTGCCATTTATCGGCCCAGGACGGGTCGTCGAGCCGTTCCACCACCGGTACCACCGTGAGCCAGGGCAGATCAGCGGCCAGCAGGACGAGCATATCGGCGGCGTACAGATCGCGCGGCGCGGAACCCCCGAAGAACAGATAGGTGGTGGGCGGGTCCGGTTGCCTGGCCAGCTCCAGGATCTGGGCGCGCAGCGGGGCCAGGCCGGTACCGCCGGCGATCATGACCACCTCGTCGCCCTCGGGGTCCACGGTGAACATGCCTTCGGGCGCAGCGAGTTTCCAGCGATCCCCGACCGCGGTATCGGCGACGATCCCGCCGCTGCACCAGCCGCCGGCCACGCTTCGAATATGGAATTCGAGCTTGCCGTCCAGTGAGGGCGGTAGGGCGGGGGAGAACCGCCGCCGCATCCCCGGGAACTGCGGGACCTCGACCTGCAGGGACTGTCCGGCATGGAACGGCACGTATTCGCCGATCAACCGGACCACGGCCAAATCGTGGCGCAGCCGATGATGTTCGACGACATCGGCCAGCCAGTGTGCCCGCTGGGGCGAATGGCCGGGGAATGCGCTCGGGTCGTTGCTCATACTTCACTCACCTGACAGGCCGGGCCGGACGGAGACCGCCCGGAGCTCGATGTGCCGACACCGATCAGACCGGATCGGTACTGATGATCTCCTCCGGGGTGCCGACCGCGAGCAGTGCGCGCCGGGTATCGGCGATCATCTTCGCCGAACCGGCGATCTGGATCTGCCGATCCTCCCATGCGCCGAAACTGGCTACCACGGCGCCGAGGTTGCCGACCAGGCGCCGGTGCATGCCGTAGGGCGCGTCCTCGGTGGGATGCGGATACCACCACGGGTTCGTCTTGTGTTCGCAGACCGGGACGATGGTGAGCCACGGGTTGCTCTGCGAGAGCTGCCACATGTTCTCCACGTCGTAGAGATCGCAGGGGTAGACCCCGCCGATGAAGAAGTGCACCCGGGGGTTGATACCGCGGCGGCCCATCTCGATCAGCTGGGCGCGCAGCGGCGCGACGCCGGTGCCGGACCCGATCATCAGCACATCGCGGCCGCTGTTCTGATCCACCTGCAGGCCGCCGAGCGGTCCGCCGATGAGCCAGCGGTCGCCGACCTTGGTCTCGTTGACGATCGACGGGCTCACCCAGCCCCCGCGAACTTTTCGGACGTGGAATTCGATTTCGCCGTACGGGTTCGACGGGATGGCGGGAGAGAGATAGCGCCACATCCGGGGCCGCTGCGGGACGGAGATGGGGACGTATTGGCCTGCCAGATAGGGAATCGGGTCGTCGGACTGGAGCCGGACGATGGCCAGGTCGTCGAGGACGTGCCGGTGGCCGACCACGGTGGCCTCCCAATAGGGCGGCGAATCATCGGAATTGGCGCCTATGGCCATGGCGGCGGAGATGAGCAGGCAGACATCGCGCCAGCCCTCGGCCAGTTCTCTGGTCCAGTACGGGCCGTTGTAGGTCTGGAAGGCGGCGTAGAGCGCCGGCCCGGCCAGGTCGTAATGCGAGGCGTCGACACCGTACTTGCGATGGTCGCGCGCCAGTTGTTCGAGGAACTTCTGGGCGCGGTCCCAGTCCTCCAGGTGATCGAGCATGTACTGGACAGCGGTGACCACCCGCTTCGCCTGCATATCCATGGCGGGCGGGAACAGCTCCCGCAGCCGCGGGTTCGCCGCGAACAGGTGACCGTAAAAAGCGCTGACCAACCGCTCGGGTCCACTCGGCGCATCGACCACCGACTGGAAATTGGCGCGGACCAGCGCTGCCGAACGCGCATCCACGGCGTGGAGCTTCCTTTCCCTGAATTCCGACCCGGAGGGACCGACCGGCCGTTACCGGCGGTCCTTCACCCCGACCAGTATCCCCGAAAAAAGAGATGATGGTGGGTGTGAAATACGGTTACCGGGTTTGGCTGATCTTGTTCGCGGGTAACGACGCGTCGTTGTGAGCCGCGATCCAGCACTTTTCTGGCAACCCGGTGCCGGGAGGCCGCCACCGAAAATTTCAAAGTTGAGCGGAACAGACTCAACCTTTCGAACGTTGAATCGGGCAGAACGGCACGAGACACCGAAAACGGTGCGGATGCCGGATGAGATATCGACTAGCAGGAAGGTGCTTCGTGGACTCGTTCAATCCCACCACCAAGACCCAGGCCGCGCTGACTGCCGCGTTGCAGGCAGCCTCGGCCGCCGGTAACCCGGAGATCCGGCCGGCCCATCTGCTGGTGGCACTGCTGGACCAGACCGACGGTATCGCCGCCCCCTTGCTGAAAGCCGTGGGTACCGATCCCGCCACGGTGCGCCGCGAGGCACAGGACATCGTCGACCGGCTGCCGCGCGCCTCCGGCGCCACCACCACTCCGCAACTGGGCCGCGAAGCGTTGGCCGCGATCACCGCGGCCCAGCATCTGGCCACCGAACTCGGTGACGAGTACGTCTCCACCGAGCATGTGATGGTCGGCCTGGCCTCCGGCG is a genomic window containing:
- a CDS encoding heat shock protein transcriptional repressor HspR; its protein translation is MGPEAAAQHDRVGPREGRRSSSEYFVISVAAQLAGMHAQTLRTYDRLGLVTPQRTSGGGRRYSEHDVELLREVQRLSQDEGVNLAGIKRIIELTNQVTELQQRVMELSAALERERARPDYRPELIPPQRNTALVVWQPRNRRH
- a CDS encoding helix-turn-helix domain-containing protein, whose translation is MSKTADVIRVRRSQLRLSQDRLAELVGVTQRQIGRYESGEQSPSLAVSVRLSNALQVSLAELAGAEASETDLSGEWWVAWQYRRSGADHVNVHLLAVAQDDELLHVADGDRAHPVVDGSYTWRSELRLWGGEVLMGWYTTSGGSIRHIGTLYFALHPDGSQMIGSWTGLRPTGSLARGWTAIARDKDCAIQLVTSLIDTNGELPTWPERAIRSSR
- a CDS encoding FAD-binding oxidoreductase, encoding MSNDPSAFPGHSPQRAHWLADVVEHHRLRHDLAVVRLIGEYVPFHAGQSLQVEVPQFPGMRRRFSPALPPSLDGKLEFHIRSVAGGWCSGGIVADTAVGDRWKLAAPEGMFTVDPEGDEVVMIAGGTGLAPLRAQILELARQPDPPTTYLFFGGSAPRDLYAADMLVLLAADLPWLTVVPVVERLDDPSWADKWHESHRVDIGFDEDDLLQGTLAEVVGSYGSFGRHQILVCGSPAMTRSTVERLLDSGTPPERIQFEGA
- a CDS encoding globin domain-containing protein; translation: MDARSAALVRANFQSVVDAPSGPERLVSAFYGHLFAANPRLRELFPPAMDMQAKRVVTAVQYMLDHLEDWDRAQKFLEQLARDHRKYGVDASHYDLAGPALYAAFQTYNGPYWTRELAEGWRDVCLLISAAMAIGANSDDSPPYWEATVVGHRHVLDDLAIVRLQSDDPIPYLAGQYVPISVPQRPRMWRYLSPAIPSNPYGEIEFHVRKVRGGWVSPSIVNETKVGDRWLIGGPLGGLQVDQNSGRDVLMIGSGTGVAPLRAQLIEMGRRGINPRVHFFIGGVYPCDLYDVENMWQLSQSNPWLTIVPVCEHKTNPWWYPHPTEDAPYGMHRRLVGNLGAVVASFGAWEDRQIQIAGSAKMIADTRRALLAVGTPEEIISTDPV
- the dnaJ gene encoding molecular chaperone DnaJ, producing the protein MSQREWIEKDFYKELGVSAGASTDEIKKAYRKLARDLHPDANPGDAEAEERFKAVSEAHTVLSDSAKRAEYDETRRLFSGGGYGRGGGFTPGAGGGFSQSFDLGDIFGQAGAGGADGGLGDLFGGLFNRGGGGATRAGSRPRRGSDVEAETTLGFREAAKGVTVPLYLTSPSPCTTCHGSGAKPGTSPRVCPICNGSGVVSRNQGAFGFSEPCDDCRGTGSIIDDPCVDCHGSGIQNRTRTINVRIPPGIADGQRIRLAGQGEAGLRGAPSGDLFVTVHVSQDKVFGRVGDDLTLALPVSYSELVLGTTVSVPTLEGRVGVKVPPGTADGRILRVRGRGVPKRGGGAGDLLVTVKVAVPPKLDDDAVAALRALQEAEKASGFDPRAGWAGA